The nucleotide sequence AGCGGAGATTGGCTCCCCGTGAAACGACGGGCACGAATCTCTGTTAGGCTGGCGCCAGGCAATACCTCGAGGCACGACCTCAAGGTTCAACCTTGCTGACCCAGGAGATTGCCGTGACCGACCGGACCATGACGGATCGAGCCCGGCGCATCGCCTTGCTCGGCGCGCCCATCGACATGGGAGCTTCGCAGCGTGGTACCTTGATGGGACCTGCGGCGCTGCGTACCGCCGGCCTTACGACATTGCTCGAGAGCCTCGACTTCGAGGTCGTTGACTACGGCGATCTCTCCGTCGCCGAACTAGCAGATCTCGCCGACAGGCCGCCCGCAAAGGCCAATCACTACCGGGAGATCCAGCGCTGGACGCGCATGCTGAGCTGCCGCGGCTATGAGATCGCGCAGACCGGCGCGATCCCGATCTTTCTTGGCGGTGATCACACGTTGTCGATGGGTTCGGTCAACGCAATGGCTCGCCACTGGCGCGAGTGCGGACGTGAGCTGTTTGTGCTCTGGCTGGATGCGCATGCTGATTACAACACGCCGGAGACGACGATCACGGCCAACATGCACGGCATGTCGGCGGCTTTTTTGTGTGGCGAGCCGGGCCTCGACGGCCTGCTGGGTGAAGATCCGCGTGCCTCGATCGATCCCGACAGGCTCGATCTGTTCGGGACGCGATCGATCGACAAGCTCGAGAGGGATCTGATGCGCGCGCGCCGGATCAGGGTTGCCGACATGCGCCAGATCGACGAGTTCGGCGTCGCCGTGCTGATCCGGCGCGTGATCGAGCGCGTCAAGGTGAGAAACGGCGTGCTGCATGTCAGTTTCGATGTCGACTTTCTCGACCCTTGCGTCGCACCGGGCGTCGGCACCACGGTGCCGGGCGGGGCAACGTACCGCGAGGCACATCTGATTATGGAGCTGCTGCACGATTGCGGGCTGGTAGGGTCGGTCGACATCGTCGAGCTCAATCCATTCCTCGACGAGCGCGGGCGCACTGCCCGCACCGCCGTCGAGCTGATCGGCAGTCTGTTCGGGCAGCAGATCACCGACCGGCCCACGCCGAGCAACGCGATTGCGCCGGGCGAGTGAGACGGACCCGTTGGCCAGGCATTGTGCGTCGCAAAGAACGGAACTGCTGTTGCCGCAAGCGGATTTAGATCAGTCCTGATCGAAATCCGCCTGCTTTTGAAACGCGGACGAATTGCAAAAGCGCTTCTCGGAAGGTCTTATGCGTGCCGAACGCCAGCCGAGGACCCGCGATGAGCACAAG is from Bradyrhizobium sp. ISRA430 and encodes:
- the rocF gene encoding arginase, translating into MTDRTMTDRARRIALLGAPIDMGASQRGTLMGPAALRTAGLTTLLESLDFEVVDYGDLSVAELADLADRPPAKANHYREIQRWTRMLSCRGYEIAQTGAIPIFLGGDHTLSMGSVNAMARHWRECGRELFVLWLDAHADYNTPETTITANMHGMSAAFLCGEPGLDGLLGEDPRASIDPDRLDLFGTRSIDKLERDLMRARRIRVADMRQIDEFGVAVLIRRVIERVKVRNGVLHVSFDVDFLDPCVAPGVGTTVPGGATYREAHLIMELLHDCGLVGSVDIVELNPFLDERGRTARTAVELIGSLFGQQITDRPTPSNAIAPGE